In Polynucleobacter arcticus, the following proteins share a genomic window:
- the lipA gene encoding lipoyl synthase gives MTTNKLDLDSVANSTNSRQDLNYDASRKQKSSEKTARIPIKIVPLEQVLKKPDWIRVRAASGNSRFSEIKKILRENELVTVCEEASCPNIGECFGKGTATFMIMGDKCTRRCPFCDVGHGRPDPLDTKEPGNLARTIAALKLNYVVITSVDRDDLRDGGAMHYVDCISQSRGLSPNTRIEVLVPDFRGRLDKALDIFSEHAPQGLPDVMNHNLETVPRLYKQARPGADYAHSLKLLKDFKERFPHIPTKSGLMVGLGETDEEILEVMRDMREHNIDMLTIGQYLAPSGHHLPVQRYVHPDMFKRFEEEAYAMGFSHAAVGAMVRSSYHADQQAHEAGVV, from the coding sequence ATGACCACCAATAAGCTAGACCTCGATTCCGTAGCCAATAGTACTAATAGTCGTCAGGATCTCAACTACGACGCTTCGCGCAAGCAAAAGTCGAGCGAGAAGACCGCGCGTATTCCAATCAAAATTGTGCCCTTAGAGCAAGTGCTTAAGAAGCCGGACTGGATTCGCGTTCGAGCTGCTTCTGGTAACTCTCGTTTTTCTGAAATTAAAAAGATCCTTCGTGAAAATGAATTAGTGACTGTGTGCGAAGAAGCCAGCTGCCCTAACATTGGTGAATGTTTTGGCAAGGGTACGGCCACCTTCATGATCATGGGTGATAAATGTACGCGTCGTTGTCCATTTTGTGACGTGGGACATGGCAGGCCAGATCCATTGGATACAAAAGAGCCTGGTAATTTAGCTCGTACCATTGCTGCTCTGAAATTAAATTATGTGGTGATCACTAGTGTGGATCGTGATGATTTACGTGATGGTGGTGCCATGCATTATGTAGATTGTATTTCTCAATCAAGAGGCTTATCTCCTAATACACGCATTGAAGTGTTGGTTCCAGATTTTCGGGGTCGTTTAGATAAAGCTTTGGATATTTTTTCTGAGCATGCGCCGCAAGGCTTACCAGATGTGATGAACCATAACCTGGAAACAGTCCCCCGTTTATATAAACAAGCTAGACCTGGCGCGGACTATGCCCACTCTCTGAAGTTATTAAAAGACTTCAAAGAGCGCTTCCCGCATATTCCAACTAAGAGTGGTTTGATGGTTGGCTTGGGTGAAACGGATGAAGAGATTTTAGAGGTCATGCGCGATATGCGTGAGCACAATATCGACATGTTGACCATCGGCCAGTACTTGGCTCCTTCAGGACATCATCTGCCAGTTCAGCGCTACGTCCATCCCGATATGTTTAAGCGTTTCGAAGAGGAGGCCTATGCCATGGGTTTCTCACATGCTGCAGTGGGCGCGATGGTGCGCTCCAGCTACCATGCTGACCAGCAAGCGCATGAGGCAGGCGTTGTCTAA
- a CDS encoding TorF family putative porin: protein MKTIQKTAIALATSGLFATAAFAQSAPAAAPAAPEVSPITANISLVSDYRYRGVSQSNLRPAIQGGFDYAHESGFYIGNWNSSISWVNNLNPSVASSIEMDFYAGVKKELIGEGFASDLGVLQYYYPTSGNFSGTNVNPNTTEIYAAQNYTFGPVTGFLKFSYAVTNTFGNQNSSGSYYPDLTVNYDTGIWGLGVNAHVGYQYISGTVAGTSNSSLYSYTDWKLGVTKDFGGGLSLAAAYIGTNAGKNSSGLYNYASPTGKNLAGSTGVLTLTKTF, encoded by the coding sequence ATGAAAACGATTCAAAAGACAGCCATCGCTCTCGCAACATCTGGCTTATTCGCAACTGCAGCATTTGCACAATCAGCTCCTGCAGCTGCACCAGCAGCTCCAGAGGTGAGTCCTATTACAGCTAATATTTCTTTGGTAAGTGACTATCGCTATCGTGGTGTTTCTCAGTCAAACCTGAGACCAGCCATTCAAGGCGGATTTGATTATGCGCATGAAAGCGGTTTCTATATTGGAAACTGGAATAGCTCAATCTCTTGGGTGAATAACTTAAACCCCTCAGTAGCTTCAAGTATTGAAATGGACTTTTATGCCGGTGTAAAGAAGGAGTTAATTGGTGAAGGTTTTGCATCTGACTTGGGTGTATTGCAGTACTACTACCCAACAAGCGGAAACTTCTCCGGTACCAACGTAAATCCAAATACAACAGAGATTTATGCGGCTCAAAACTATACATTCGGTCCAGTAACTGGTTTCTTGAAGTTTTCTTATGCAGTAACCAATACATTTGGAAACCAAAACAGCTCTGGATCCTACTATCCTGATTTAACTGTTAACTACGATACTGGCATTTGGGGCCTTGGAGTAAATGCACACGTTGGCTATCAGTATATTTCTGGAACAGTCGCAGGTACATCTAACTCAAGCTTGTATAGCTATACAGATTGGAAATTAGGTGTAACTAAAGACTTTGGAGGCGGCCTATCTTTAGCTGCCGCTTATATCGGCACCAATGCAGGAAAAAATTCTTCAGGTTTATACAACTATGCATCGCCAACAGGCAAGAATTTAGCTGGTTCAACTGGTGTTCTTACACTTACCAAAACTTTCTAA
- the rfaE2 gene encoding D-glycero-beta-D-manno-heptose 1-phosphate adenylyltransferase: MTSLPLPSFESKVCPPSALDARIAALPRPLVFTNGVFDILHRGHASYLAQARELGASLVVGVNADTSVKMLGKGDDRPINTEADRQALLAALASVDLVVLFTEQTPVNLITKIRPDIYVKGGDYEIDTLEETRLVKTWGGKAIAIPFLYERSTTTLLGKIRTS, encoded by the coding sequence ATGACCTCTTTACCGTTACCCTCATTTGAGTCCAAAGTGTGCCCCCCATCAGCATTAGATGCTCGTATTGCGGCACTTCCAAGACCGCTTGTGTTCACTAATGGCGTCTTTGATATTCTGCATCGTGGGCATGCTAGCTATTTGGCTCAAGCCCGAGAGCTGGGGGCTAGCCTGGTAGTTGGGGTGAACGCTGATACCTCAGTCAAGATGTTGGGAAAAGGGGATGATCGCCCTATTAATACAGAGGCGGACCGCCAGGCTTTATTGGCTGCACTGGCAAGTGTTGATTTGGTGGTGCTGTTTACTGAACAGACCCCGGTGAACCTGATTACCAAAATTCGTCCAGATATTTACGTTAAGGGCGGTGATTATGAAATCGATACCTTGGAAGAGACGCGTCTAGTCAAGACTTGGGGTGGCAAAGCAATCGCCATCCCATTTTTATATGAGCGCTCTACAACGACGCTTTTAGGTAAGATCCGAACCAGCTAA
- a CDS encoding VanZ family protein, translating into MRHEDQRPRKFVWPLQAMPLARAISLSYALLIVYVSLNPFDFNFQNGIAAWAWLDAPLPRFITLFDVSVNILAYIPLGFLLVFACYPRWHNFLALGIALSFSAILAFSVESLQTWLPTRIPSQMDLWANMLGGLLGGLLAIPLGPQWLSGSAIRRRFDQWFGLNWAACALFLLFPWSQIYPQSSWLGTGVWGHAIFASVDWGTMVVNHVIQESIITAMCWLGAGLLLSLGMRVKAPQWKILNSLLCFTVLVKIAFTALQFGAEFSLLWLTAGAAWGMLVGSLLLRWALSLPGISKAWLALVCLVSATIAINLLPDNPYFILTLRHWHQGRLLHFNELMQWVSVVWLPLALFWVLRNKSTFNLKP; encoded by the coding sequence ATGCGTCACGAAGATCAGCGCCCTCGGAAGTTTGTTTGGCCACTCCAGGCTATGCCTTTGGCCAGGGCTATTAGCTTGAGTTATGCGCTATTAATTGTTTATGTCAGCCTAAATCCCTTTGATTTCAACTTCCAGAATGGGATTGCTGCTTGGGCTTGGTTAGATGCCCCTTTGCCGCGCTTTATTACCCTTTTTGATGTCTCGGTCAATATTTTGGCTTATATCCCCTTAGGATTTTTATTGGTCTTTGCCTGCTATCCCCGTTGGCATAACTTTCTTGCCCTCGGTATCGCGTTGAGCTTCAGTGCCATATTGGCCTTTAGTGTGGAATCCTTACAAACTTGGCTACCAACCCGGATACCAAGCCAGATGGACTTGTGGGCCAATATGCTGGGCGGCTTGTTAGGTGGATTGTTAGCTATCCCCTTGGGTCCCCAGTGGCTCTCTGGGAGCGCTATCCGACGTCGATTTGATCAGTGGTTTGGCTTGAACTGGGCTGCATGCGCATTGTTTTTGCTGTTCCCATGGTCTCAGATTTACCCTCAGAGCTCTTGGCTGGGTACGGGAGTGTGGGGACACGCTATTTTTGCCTCAGTCGACTGGGGGACGATGGTGGTGAACCATGTCATCCAGGAGTCCATCATTACTGCGATGTGTTGGCTTGGTGCAGGACTCTTGCTGTCCTTGGGGATGCGAGTGAAAGCGCCCCAGTGGAAAATCTTAAATAGCCTACTTTGCTTCACTGTTTTAGTGAAGATTGCCTTTACAGCATTGCAATTTGGGGCAGAATTTAGTTTGCTTTGGCTTACAGCTGGAGCAGCTTGGGGAATGTTAGTGGGAAGTTTGCTGCTGAGATGGGCACTTTCTCTTCCCGGCATCAGTAAGGCCTGGCTTGCACTCGTTTGTTTGGTCAGTGCCACCATTGCAATTAATCTATTGCCGGATAATCCCTACTTCATCCTGACCTTACGACACTGGCACCAAGGTCGGCTATTGCACTTTAATGAATTAATGCAGTGGGTTTCAGTGGTATGGTTGCCATTAGCTTTATTTTGGGTGCTTCGAAATAAGTCAACCTTTAATTTAAAACCTTAA
- a CDS encoding biotin--[acetyl-CoA-carboxylase] ligase translates to MSPNCILERVATTKSTNDDLLARWRAGELIDPVARIAREQTAGKGRAGRVWLSNPEDTLCFSLAHPFYKSPNELSGLSLVIGLAVIAGIAAALGISETALHRQGLRLKWPNDLLINSAKLGGILIEGGQANPSSPTWLVMGLGLNLRNVNIIKQHLGANASLEAAALDQLMPNQMTAPDTEFIWLKLIESFESHIAQFTQHGFGHFQHRWKQWDAYDGLAVYISGAGKEPISGIASGVNDTGALLLNQNNKTIAIHAGDISLRVQS, encoded by the coding sequence ATGAGCCCGAATTGCATCCTAGAGCGCGTCGCCACTACTAAATCTACTAATGACGATTTATTGGCACGTTGGCGTGCTGGGGAATTGATAGATCCTGTTGCGCGTATTGCGCGTGAGCAGACTGCGGGCAAGGGTAGAGCTGGGAGGGTTTGGCTGTCAAACCCCGAAGACACCCTATGCTTCTCGCTCGCCCACCCTTTCTACAAAAGCCCAAACGAGCTGAGCGGCCTTAGCCTAGTCATTGGCTTAGCGGTCATTGCCGGAATTGCGGCAGCACTTGGCATCAGCGAGACAGCACTACATCGACAAGGTTTGCGGCTAAAGTGGCCGAACGATTTGCTCATTAACAGTGCCAAGCTTGGTGGCATTCTGATTGAAGGAGGTCAGGCCAACCCAAGCTCGCCCACTTGGCTGGTGATGGGTCTTGGCCTTAATTTGCGCAATGTAAATATCATTAAACAGCATTTAGGAGCGAATGCATCTCTCGAAGCAGCTGCCCTCGATCAACTGATGCCCAATCAAATGACGGCTCCTGATACGGAGTTTATTTGGCTAAAACTGATCGAGTCATTTGAGAGCCATATTGCGCAATTTACTCAGCATGGTTTTGGCCACTTTCAACATCGTTGGAAACAATGGGATGCTTATGATGGGCTAGCTGTTTATATTTCTGGGGCAGGCAAAGAACCCATCAGCGGAATTGCTTCTGGAGTGAATGACACTGGCGCCCTTCTCCTCAATCAAAATAACAAAACTATTGCCATCCATGCAGGCGACATTTCTTTACGAGTGCAATCATGA
- a CDS encoding accessory factor UbiK family protein → MQKPGEILEQIQRIASDMQNKVGDAIRNSPAQEIEKNVRAMMNQGFQRMDLVTREEFDLQSKVLAKTREKLEALEAKVAALEKS, encoded by the coding sequence ATGCAAAAACCAGGCGAAATCCTAGAACAAATTCAGCGCATTGCTAGCGATATGCAAAACAAAGTTGGTGACGCTATTCGCAATTCACCGGCGCAAGAAATCGAAAAGAATGTGCGCGCCATGATGAATCAAGGTTTTCAGAGGATGGATCTGGTTACTCGCGAAGAGTTTGATCTGCAATCTAAAGTACTAGCTAAGACCAGAGAGAAGCTGGAAGCTCTTGAAGCTAAGGTTGCCGCCCTAGAAAAATCTTAA
- a CDS encoding glutathione peroxidase → MIRSLTRHLLALFLLVLAMQLAEAAPAASSSCSPLLSHSFPRLQDEVPQNLCQYQGKVILVVNTASFCGFTSQYDGLEKLYAKYKDRGLVVLGFPSNDFGQQEPGSNKEIADFCKNTYDVKFPMFAKSAVSGKNPNPLFKMLIAKTGTTPKWNFYKYLIDRNGNVIDAFGSMTKPTSTSITGEIEKLLGEKI, encoded by the coding sequence ATGATTCGAAGTTTGACGCGGCACTTATTGGCACTGTTTTTGCTAGTACTGGCTATGCAATTGGCGGAGGCAGCCCCCGCAGCATCCTCGAGCTGTAGCCCCCTTTTGTCACACAGCTTTCCAAGGTTACAGGATGAGGTGCCACAGAACCTATGCCAATATCAAGGTAAGGTAATCTTGGTAGTAAACACGGCGAGCTTTTGTGGATTCACTAGCCAATATGACGGCTTAGAGAAGCTATATGCCAAATATAAAGATCGTGGCCTCGTTGTGCTCGGCTTCCCATCAAATGATTTTGGGCAACAAGAGCCTGGGAGCAATAAAGAAATTGCTGACTTTTGTAAAAATACTTATGACGTGAAGTTCCCTATGTTCGCCAAGAGCGCAGTTAGCGGAAAAAATCCGAATCCCTTATTTAAGATGCTGATTGCCAAAACTGGTACGACACCTAAATGGAATTTTTATAAATACCTGATTGATCGCAACGGTAATGTCATAGATGCGTTTGGCAGCATGACTAAACCTACCAGTACCAGCATTACTGGCGAGATAGAAAAACTTCTTGGAGAAAAAATTTAG
- a CDS encoding YbeD family protein, which translates to MTEEQKSLIEYPSEFPIKVMGKTNPEYLPAILHIARQFDPTFDESKVEQRPSKDGNYLGITLPITATSREQLDELYRTLSTHPLVSVVL; encoded by the coding sequence ATGACTGAAGAGCAGAAATCCCTTATTGAATATCCATCCGAGTTTCCGATTAAGGTGATGGGTAAAACGAATCCAGAATATCTACCTGCAATTTTGCATATCGCTCGCCAATTTGATCCTACATTCGATGAGAGTAAGGTTGAGCAACGTCCATCAAAGGATGGCAATTATTTAGGCATCACTTTGCCTATTACTGCAACGAGCCGTGAACAGTTAGATGAGTTATATCGCACCCTATCAACACATCCTTTGGTTAGTGTTGTTCTCTAG
- the lipB gene encoding lipoyl(octanoyl) transferase LipB, protein MSFLVKHLGVADYESTYQAMRDFTQQRDSETPDEIWILEHPPVFTLGLAGDPGNLHSPSSQIPMVQVDRGGEITYHGPGQIVIYLLLDLRRLGIFVKELVSRIEQALIDTLADFDISAERLPGAPGIYVAQNVSTLVEYQGAKIAALGLKVSKGCSYHGLALNVSTDLAAFARIHPCGYEGLRTVDMQSLGIKDNIDIISQTLLGHLQKQLISS, encoded by the coding sequence ATGTCCTTTTTAGTAAAACATTTGGGTGTTGCTGATTACGAGTCAACCTATCAAGCAATGCGAGATTTTACCCAGCAGCGAGATAGTGAAACTCCAGATGAGATCTGGATCCTTGAGCATCCCCCGGTATTTACTTTAGGTCTTGCTGGAGATCCGGGTAATTTGCATTCACCTAGTAGTCAGATTCCGATGGTGCAGGTAGATCGTGGTGGTGAGATCACTTATCACGGCCCTGGGCAAATCGTGATCTACCTCTTGTTGGATCTCAGGCGTTTAGGAATATTCGTAAAAGAGCTAGTGTCGCGAATTGAGCAGGCCCTGATCGATACCCTGGCAGATTTTGATATTTCGGCAGAGAGGCTCCCTGGAGCGCCCGGTATTTATGTTGCTCAAAATGTCTCGACTTTGGTGGAGTATCAGGGTGCCAAGATTGCCGCTTTGGGTCTCAAAGTCTCTAAGGGCTGCTCCTATCATGGGCTTGCCTTGAATGTTTCTACGGATTTAGCGGCTTTTGCCCGTATTCACCCATGTGGTTATGAGGGCTTAAGGACGGTAGATATGCAATCCCTCGGGATCAAGGACAATATAGACATTATTAGTCAAACCCTCTTAGGGCATTTGCAAAAGCAACTGATTTCATCATGA
- a CDS encoding type III pantothenate kinase → MSLYLVFDIGNTRLKWAAVESTQNIADRNKKLWAYSGSISNQSFQSPELRVELSDYISKTMPKPDAIGFCCVAGDTAIQNLRSLFPQWQDLNWKQLTGDSPYEGLRTLYEDPSQLGADRWAGVIGARALSSTNTLIINAGTATTIDLLGGNGVHYGGWILPGLNLMQESLSSNTAQLPLAVRSSTTAAQASFGMNTNGAMTGGCDAAQMGAILRAAYLAKAMNHPVERIWLDGGNAKILANEIKQFPELAALPVEPIEGLVLRGLWAWLLQNL, encoded by the coding sequence ATGAGTCTCTATTTAGTATTTGATATTGGTAATACCCGTCTCAAATGGGCTGCTGTTGAATCTACACAAAACATTGCGGACCGCAATAAGAAATTGTGGGCCTACTCTGGATCTATTAGCAATCAATCCTTCCAATCTCCCGAGTTGCGCGTAGAGCTATCGGATTACATTTCTAAAACGATGCCAAAGCCCGATGCGATTGGATTTTGCTGTGTAGCTGGTGATACTGCTATTCAAAATCTGCGGAGTCTTTTTCCACAGTGGCAAGACCTGAATTGGAAGCAACTCACCGGTGACAGTCCCTATGAAGGCCTTCGCACGCTCTATGAAGATCCAAGTCAGCTCGGTGCAGATCGTTGGGCTGGCGTGATTGGCGCAAGAGCGCTCTCAAGCACCAACACACTGATTATTAATGCCGGGACAGCCACCACCATTGATCTATTGGGTGGCAATGGCGTTCATTATGGTGGCTGGATTCTGCCAGGACTGAACTTGATGCAAGAAAGTCTCTCAAGCAATACGGCCCAACTTCCATTAGCAGTTCGTTCCAGTACCACAGCAGCGCAAGCAAGCTTTGGAATGAATACCAACGGGGCAATGACTGGTGGTTGTGATGCGGCGCAAATGGGGGCAATATTGCGCGCAGCTTATTTAGCCAAAGCAATGAACCATCCTGTTGAACGAATTTGGCTTGATGGTGGCAACGCTAAAATTTTAGCGAATGAGATCAAGCAATTTCCAGAATTAGCTGCGCTTCCGGTCGAGCCTATTGAGGGCTTAGTGTTACGAGGCCTCTGGGCTTGGCTTCTACAAAATCTCTAA
- a CDS encoding P-II family nitrogen regulator yields the protein MKLITAIIKPFKLDEVREALSEVGISGITVTEVKGFGRQKGHTELYRGAEYVVDFLPKVKIEAAVEDGILERAIEAIEKSARTGKIGDGKIFVSPIEHVIRIRTGETGASAL from the coding sequence ATGAAATTAATTACCGCAATCATCAAGCCCTTCAAGCTTGACGAAGTGCGCGAAGCTCTCTCGGAAGTGGGAATTTCGGGCATTACCGTCACTGAAGTTAAAGGCTTTGGTCGTCAAAAAGGTCACACCGAGTTATATCGCGGTGCTGAGTACGTAGTCGACTTTTTGCCTAAGGTAAAAATTGAAGCTGCTGTTGAAGATGGCATCTTGGAGCGAGCGATTGAAGCAATTGAAAAATCAGCTCGTACTGGCAAGATTGGTGACGGCAAGATTTTTGTCTCCCCAATTGAGCACGTCATACGCATTCGCACCGGTGAAACCGGCGCGTCAGCACTTTAA
- a CDS encoding ammonium transporter, producing the protein MFTWMKRLLAGSAMALAIGATSVMVASPAFADEAKPIAAAAAAAVAAAPALVPNKADTAWMMVCTALVILMTLPGLALFYGGLTRSKNILSVLVQCMFIFALVTVLWSLYGYSFAFTEGSPFIGGLDRLFLQGITPDSVAATFSKGIVIPEYVFMTFQAAFATITCCLIIGSFAERAKFSAIVLFVILWFTFSYLPIAHMVWFWPGPDDIKDAASLEAITARAGWLWQKGVLDFAGGTVVHINAAIAGLVGSFVIGKRLGYGKEAMKPHNLVFVMIGASLLWFGWFGFNAGSALEANGSAALAFVNTLLATAAAVLGWSFAEWVTKGKPSMLGAASGCVGGLVAITPAAGFVGPMGALVIGALAGVICLWGVSGLKKLLGSDDSLDVFGVHGVGGILGALLTGVFADPALGGTGIWDYVANAAAPDYSIASQLWIQSQGVIVTLIWSGVVSYIAFKLVDMVIGLRVKEDEEREGLDVSSHGESAYES; encoded by the coding sequence ATGTTCACTTGGATGAAACGACTCCTAGCTGGAAGCGCAATGGCCTTAGCCATTGGTGCAACCAGCGTCATGGTGGCTTCGCCGGCTTTTGCTGATGAAGCCAAGCCAATTGCCGCTGCAGCCGCCGCTGCAGTAGCTGCCGCACCTGCATTAGTTCCTAACAAGGCCGATACGGCTTGGATGATGGTGTGTACTGCATTAGTAATCTTGATGACATTGCCTGGATTGGCTTTGTTCTATGGTGGTTTAACACGTAGCAAGAACATTCTTTCTGTACTCGTACAGTGCATGTTTATCTTTGCATTGGTGACTGTGTTGTGGTCACTCTATGGATACAGCTTTGCATTTACTGAAGGCAGCCCATTTATTGGTGGACTTGATCGCTTGTTCTTGCAAGGCATTACGCCAGACTCAGTTGCTGCTACCTTTAGTAAGGGTATTGTGATTCCTGAGTATGTATTTATGACCTTCCAAGCTGCGTTCGCCACGATTACCTGCTGCTTGATCATTGGTTCATTTGCTGAGCGTGCGAAGTTTTCTGCAATCGTGTTGTTTGTCATTCTTTGGTTTACTTTCAGCTACTTGCCAATCGCTCATATGGTTTGGTTCTGGCCTGGTCCTGATGACATTAAAGATGCAGCATCACTGGAAGCAATTACAGCTCGTGCTGGTTGGTTGTGGCAGAAGGGTGTTCTCGACTTTGCTGGCGGTACCGTTGTTCATATTAATGCTGCGATTGCAGGCTTAGTAGGTTCATTTGTGATTGGCAAGCGTTTGGGTTATGGCAAAGAAGCAATGAAGCCGCATAACTTAGTGTTCGTCATGATTGGTGCTTCACTCTTGTGGTTCGGTTGGTTTGGTTTCAATGCTGGTTCAGCTCTCGAGGCAAACGGCAGCGCAGCCTTGGCATTCGTAAACACATTATTGGCAACAGCTGCTGCAGTATTGGGCTGGTCATTTGCTGAGTGGGTTACTAAAGGCAAGCCTTCTATGTTGGGCGCTGCATCTGGTTGCGTAGGCGGTTTAGTTGCAATTACTCCGGCTGCTGGTTTTGTTGGCCCAATGGGTGCACTCGTTATCGGTGCTCTTGCTGGCGTGATTTGCTTATGGGGTGTTTCTGGTCTCAAGAAGCTTTTGGGCTCAGATGACAGCTTGGATGTATTTGGTGTGCATGGCGTTGGCGGTATCTTGGGCGCTTTGTTAACCGGTGTGTTCGCAGATCCAGCATTAGGCGGAACAGGCATTTGGGATTACGTGGCTAATGCTGCGGCTCCTGATTACTCTATTGCTAGCCAGTTATGGATTCAGAGCCAGGGTGTGATTGTTACCTTGATTTGGTCCGGAGTGGTGTCATATATAGCCTTCAAACTGGTGGATATGGTGATTGGCTTGCGTGTTAAGGAAGATGAAGAGCGCGAAGGCTTGGATGTCAGCTCACACGGCGAGTCTGCCTACGAGTCTTAA
- a CDS encoding alpha/beta hydrolase — MNSRTKIIHIEGVVGQIEMSIDLPDELKSNPDFSVRGLALVAHPHPLMGGTMDNKVAQTMARAFNQLGYVSVRPNFRGVGATAGVHDHGVGEMEDLLHVTDWMRTPSSWNQFEATSDQAWMQAANTLPVVVSGFSFGSFVGTHLVQRLADLGRPAERLVMVGSAAGKWTLAPVPADTILIHGEVDETIPLLDVLDWARPQELTVQVVPGADHFFHRRLHCIRNIITGAWLGMPDHRNP, encoded by the coding sequence ATGAATAGCCGTACAAAAATAATTCATATTGAGGGTGTCGTAGGACAAATTGAAATGTCTATCGATCTTCCCGATGAATTAAAAAGTAATCCAGACTTCTCGGTGAGAGGCTTAGCTTTAGTAGCTCACCCCCATCCCCTCATGGGTGGAACAATGGACAACAAGGTTGCGCAAACAATGGCGCGCGCATTCAACCAACTGGGTTATGTCAGTGTGCGACCAAACTTTCGTGGCGTAGGTGCTACTGCGGGCGTGCATGATCATGGTGTTGGTGAAATGGAAGACTTACTACATGTCACTGATTGGATGCGTACCCCATCAAGCTGGAATCAATTCGAGGCAACATCAGATCAAGCGTGGATGCAAGCTGCGAATACTTTACCTGTAGTGGTTTCCGGTTTTTCATTTGGCAGTTTTGTTGGTACTCATTTAGTGCAACGATTGGCGGATCTCGGCCGTCCTGCTGAACGCTTAGTGATGGTGGGCAGTGCAGCGGGTAAGTGGACATTGGCACCCGTACCAGCAGATACGATTTTGATCCATGGGGAAGTGGATGAAACCATTCCCTTGCTCGATGTTTTGGATTGGGCGCGACCTCAAGAGTTAACTGTTCAAGTCGTGCCAGGGGCGGATCATTTTTTCCATCGACGTTTACATTGCATTCGGAACATCATCACTGGCGCTTGGTTGGGCATGCCGGATCATCGCAATCCATAA
- a CDS encoding (2Fe-2S) ferredoxin domain-containing protein, with product MSFKHHVFFCLNQRSNGEDCCDRHNAFALFDYAKNRVKELKLNGPGKIRINKAGCLDRCADGPVMVIYPEGIWYTFIDTEDIEEIIQSHLIQGRPVERLQLA from the coding sequence ATGAGTTTTAAACACCATGTTTTTTTCTGCCTAAACCAGCGTAGTAATGGCGAAGATTGTTGTGATCGCCACAATGCATTTGCATTATTTGATTACGCTAAGAATCGAGTCAAAGAGTTGAAATTAAATGGCCCTGGAAAAATTCGCATCAATAAGGCGGGATGTTTAGATCGTTGCGCTGATGGCCCGGTGATGGTCATTTATCCAGAGGGCATTTGGTATACCTTTATTGATACCGAAGACATTGAGGAAATCATTCAATCGCACTTAATACAGGGACGTCCAGTAGAGCGTCTGCAGTTAGCATAA